Proteins from one Mycolicibacter virginiensis genomic window:
- a CDS encoding oxygenase MpaB family protein — protein MPTHYPELARRVHSQRDLQPGLYGDIDFDVQPYRTTTDPGDLSALPEWVADRAPYLADEQAVELICTATLLGDVVADPYAALMSEYSVPALIDMLQVACREGIDAVPDAPPELVAFIADMEAAPPWLDMDLVREGARHARLPAALVAPFVTRGAFIATFVNTYAALPMALTGALSGRRAARRVNETTSFFAVTTLPGALDRHGPGFEAAAMVRLMHSMVRYNALKRSEKWDVDVYGVPVPQVDQMPAGMINLYLLATAALRKGRTEFSASERAVVEFTRYRAFLLGLPEELLPTTPTEIVHLIHTRGALLREDFDDATCGEMVRSTMAAYLRPVDTRWERIADAVEKSYSKAAFTKAFCNGDRAVAKDKGVSIGLADYLRIGVTAPFIVGRLLVVRRASRIPALRQLTDDYLVRLVKRRLKTYGKPEFTSDANDYTPAGQLA, from the coding sequence ATGCCCACGCACTACCCCGAGCTTGCGCGCCGTGTTCACAGTCAGCGCGACCTGCAGCCGGGCCTCTACGGGGACATCGACTTCGACGTACAGCCCTACCGCACCACCACCGATCCGGGCGATCTTTCAGCGCTGCCGGAGTGGGTCGCCGACCGCGCTCCCTACCTGGCCGACGAGCAAGCCGTCGAACTGATCTGTACGGCAACCCTGCTTGGCGACGTGGTGGCCGACCCCTACGCGGCGCTGATGTCCGAGTACAGCGTGCCCGCGTTGATCGACATGCTCCAGGTGGCTTGCCGCGAGGGCATCGACGCGGTGCCCGACGCGCCGCCGGAGCTGGTGGCGTTCATCGCCGACATGGAAGCCGCGCCCCCGTGGCTGGACATGGATCTGGTGCGTGAAGGCGCGCGGCACGCCCGCCTCCCGGCGGCATTGGTGGCGCCATTCGTCACCCGGGGCGCCTTCATCGCGACCTTCGTCAACACCTACGCCGCACTGCCGATGGCGCTGACCGGCGCGTTGTCCGGCCGTCGCGCCGCGCGCCGGGTCAACGAGACCACCAGCTTCTTCGCCGTCACCACGCTGCCCGGGGCCCTGGACCGCCACGGCCCGGGCTTCGAAGCGGCCGCCATGGTGCGGCTGATGCACTCGATGGTCCGCTACAACGCGCTCAAACGCTCGGAGAAGTGGGACGTCGACGTCTACGGGGTCCCCGTCCCCCAGGTCGACCAGATGCCGGCCGGAATGATCAATCTCTACCTGCTGGCCACCGCCGCCCTGCGGAAAGGGCGCACCGAATTCAGCGCCAGCGAGCGCGCCGTCGTCGAATTCACCCGCTACCGAGCGTTTTTACTCGGTCTGCCCGAGGAACTCCTGCCGACCACGCCGACCGAGATCGTCCACCTCATCCACACCCGTGGGGCACTGCTGCGTGAAGACTTCGACGACGCCACCTGTGGCGAGATGGTGCGCTCGACCATGGCCGCGTATCTGCGGCCCGTCGACACCCGATGGGAACGCATCGCCGACGCCGTCGAAAAGAGTTACAGCAAAGCCGCTTTCACGAAGGCCTTCTGCAACGGTGACCGCGCCGTCGCCAAGGACAAAGGGGTGTCAATCGGCCTGGCCGACTACCTGCGGATCGGCGTGACGGCGCCGTTCATCGTCGGGCGCCTGCTGGTGGTGCGGCGCGCCAGCCGAATCCCGGCACTGCGCCAGCTCACCGACGACTACCTGGTGCGGCTTGTCAAACGTCGACTCAAGACCTACGGCAAGCCCGAATTCACCAGTGATGCAAACGATTACACACCGGCCGGGCAGCTGGCGTAA
- a CDS encoding class I SAM-dependent methyltransferase, which produces MAATDLFARRATLARSVRLLSAFRYEQSAPARFYGALADDTAAMVSELWRGVCGDDPAGKTVLDVGGGPGYFATAFASAGLRYIGVEPDPGEMHAAGPQPTGEAGTFVRASGMALPFADASVDICLSSNVAEHVPRPWQLGNEMLRVTRPGGLAVLSYTVWLGPFGGHEMGLTHYLGGQRAARRYTRRHGHPPKNNYGSSLFAVSAADGLDWARHTGALAAAFPRYHPRWAWSMTKVPGIREFGVSNLVLVLQPD; this is translated from the coding sequence GTGGCTGCCACCGACCTGTTCGCGCGACGCGCGACCCTGGCCCGCTCGGTGCGCCTGCTGTCGGCGTTCCGCTACGAGCAGAGCGCGCCGGCCCGCTTCTACGGTGCGCTGGCGGACGACACCGCCGCCATGGTCAGTGAGCTGTGGCGGGGAGTGTGCGGCGACGATCCGGCCGGCAAGACCGTGCTCGACGTCGGCGGCGGGCCGGGCTACTTCGCGACCGCGTTCGCCAGCGCCGGACTGCGTTACATCGGTGTCGAACCCGACCCAGGGGAAATGCACGCGGCAGGCCCGCAGCCCACGGGCGAAGCGGGAACGTTCGTACGGGCGTCGGGGATGGCCCTGCCGTTCGCCGACGCCAGCGTGGATATCTGCCTGTCGTCCAACGTCGCCGAGCACGTGCCGCGCCCCTGGCAGCTCGGCAACGAGATGCTGCGGGTCACCCGGCCCGGCGGGCTGGCGGTGCTGTCCTACACGGTGTGGCTGGGTCCGTTCGGCGGCCACGAGATGGGCCTGACGCACTATCTGGGCGGGCAGCGAGCCGCCCGGCGCTACACCCGCCGGCACGGCCACCCACCGAAGAACAACTACGGCTCGTCATTGTTCGCGGTGTCGGCCGCCGACGGGCTGGACTGGGCCCGCCACACCGGCGCCCTGGCCGCGGCTTTCCCCCGCTATCACCCGCGATGGGCGTGGTCGATGACGAAAGTGCCAGGCATTCGTGAGTTCGGCGTGAGCAATCTGGTGCTGGTGCTGCAGCCGGACTAA
- a CDS encoding PhzF family phenazine biosynthesis protein — protein MTVPAYLVDTFTTVRFRGNPTGVVVLDGPADTAWMQAVAAEFNCPATAFIEPAKGETGPRALRWFSPVAELALCGSGTLASAHVLGGNQSFCVGERLLSCTTGADGAISMEFPADPVRAESPTADLVAGLPGVSIRSVWRGSMDVLVEAGSAAEVRALVPDPASLAKVDARAVVVTAAGDGGADIVSRVFAPRFGLSEDPVTGSAHCTLASLWGRRLGVEEFSAEQASARGGQMRVRRDGDRVILTGHAVTVFSGELRR, from the coding sequence GTGACTGTCCCGGCATATCTAGTCGACACGTTCACGACGGTCAGATTCCGGGGGAACCCCACCGGTGTCGTGGTGCTGGATGGTCCCGCCGACACCGCGTGGATGCAGGCGGTGGCTGCTGAGTTCAACTGCCCGGCAACGGCATTCATCGAACCGGCCAAAGGTGAGACCGGTCCGCGAGCGCTGCGGTGGTTCAGCCCGGTGGCTGAGTTAGCGTTGTGCGGTTCGGGAACCCTGGCCAGTGCCCATGTCCTTGGTGGGAATCAGTCCTTCTGCGTGGGCGAGCGGTTGCTGTCCTGCACGACGGGTGCTGATGGTGCGATCAGCATGGAATTTCCGGCGGACCCGGTGCGCGCCGAGTCGCCGACGGCCGATCTGGTGGCCGGCCTGCCCGGGGTGAGCATCCGCTCGGTGTGGCGGGGAAGTATGGACGTGCTCGTGGAAGCCGGATCGGCGGCCGAAGTCCGTGCGCTGGTACCGGACCCGGCGTCGCTGGCGAAGGTCGACGCTCGCGCCGTCGTGGTCACGGCAGCCGGTGACGGCGGCGCCGACATCGTGAGCCGGGTGTTCGCGCCCCGTTTCGGGCTGTCCGAGGATCCGGTGACCGGCTCTGCGCATTGCACTCTCGCCTCGCTGTGGGGCAGGCGCCTCGGGGTCGAGGAGTTCTCGGCCGAACAGGCTTCCGCGCGAGGCGGGCAAATGCGGGTCCGCCGTGACGGCGACCGTGTCATCCTGACCGGTCACGCCGTGACCGTCTTCAGCGGCGAACTTCGCCGCTAA
- a CDS encoding oxygenase MpaB family protein produces the protein MPTHYPELHQRVRRQAELLPELYGNLDFDVQPYRTAASPDDVSSLPGNPATRAKLLADDAAVELITTATWLGDVVSDSYAALMGQYSVSTLIGMLKQACRHGVDAVPDAPPELAAFIADMESTPDWLDMDLVHKGAEHSRLPMALLAPFVVRGAFIATFLNTYAALPMALTGALSGKRAAGRVNETTSFFAVTTLPGALDRHGPGFEAAAMVRLMHSMVRFNALKRSPKWDIDVYGLPIPQIDQMPAGMINLFVLAMDARRQGRTEFTPSERAQVEFTRYRCVLLGLPEELLPTTPAEIIRVFSARAALLRDDFDDSTCGELVRSTMAAYLRQENTLSERIADAVEKSYSKAFFVKTFCGGKRDVAKKMSVTLSAGDYARIACTAPFVTGRLLVVQRAVRTPGLRRLTNAYILRLLKRRLAAYGTPEFTSDSAEYTPSGKAA, from the coding sequence ATGCCCACGCACTACCCCGAGCTGCATCAGCGGGTCCGCCGTCAGGCCGAGCTGCTGCCGGAGCTCTACGGCAATCTGGACTTCGACGTGCAGCCCTACCGCACGGCGGCCTCCCCCGACGACGTCTCCTCGCTGCCGGGTAACCCCGCCACCCGGGCCAAATTGCTGGCCGACGACGCCGCCGTCGAACTGATCACCACGGCCACCTGGCTGGGCGATGTGGTGTCGGACTCCTACGCCGCATTGATGGGTCAGTACAGCGTCAGCACTCTGATCGGCATGCTCAAGCAGGCCTGCCGCCACGGTGTCGACGCGGTGCCCGACGCGCCGCCGGAGCTCGCCGCGTTCATCGCCGACATGGAGTCCACCCCGGACTGGCTGGACATGGACCTGGTTCACAAGGGCGCAGAGCACTCCCGGCTCCCGATGGCGCTGTTGGCACCGTTCGTCGTCCGCGGAGCGTTCATCGCGACCTTCCTCAACACCTATGCCGCGCTGCCGATGGCGCTGACCGGCGCACTGTCGGGCAAGCGTGCCGCCGGTCGAGTCAACGAGACCACCAGTTTCTTCGCCGTCACCACGCTGCCCGGCGCCCTGGACCGGCACGGCCCGGGGTTCGAGGCGGCGGCCATGGTGCGACTGATGCACTCGATGGTCCGCTTCAACGCGCTCAAGCGATCCCCGAAGTGGGACATCGACGTCTACGGGCTACCGATTCCCCAGATCGACCAGATGCCGGCCGGGATGATCAACCTCTTCGTGCTGGCGATGGACGCCCGCCGCCAAGGACGCACCGAATTCACGCCGAGCGAGCGCGCCCAGGTCGAGTTCACCCGCTACCGCTGCGTACTCCTCGGCCTGCCCGAGGAGCTGCTGCCGACCACGCCCGCTGAGATCATTCGGGTGTTCAGCGCCCGTGCCGCGCTGCTGCGCGACGATTTCGACGACTCCACCTGCGGGGAGTTGGTCCGCTCGACCATGGCCGCCTACCTACGGCAAGAGAACACCTTGAGCGAACGCATCGCCGATGCGGTCGAGAAGAGCTACAGCAAGGCCTTTTTCGTCAAGACGTTCTGCGGCGGCAAACGCGACGTGGCCAAGAAGATGAGCGTCACGCTCAGCGCGGGCGACTACGCGCGGATCGCGTGCACGGCTCCGTTCGTGACGGGCCGCCTGCTGGTGGTGCAACGCGCCGTACGCACCCCCGGCCTGCGCCGGCTGACCAACGCGTACATCCTCCGACTGCTCAAGCGACGGCTGGCCGCCTACGGCACGCCCGAATTCACCAGCGACTCCGCCGAGTACACCCCGTCGGGCAAGGCCGCCTGA
- a CDS encoding acyltransferase family protein has protein sequence MSQQVGGVRSFLPAVEGMRACAAIGVVITHVAFQTGHSSGISGRLWGRFDMAVAVFFALSGFLLWRGHAAAARGLRPAPPTGHYLRSRLVRIMPAYLVSVVVILALLPDAGDASLVVWLANLTMTQIYVPLTLTPGLTQMWSLAVEVSFYIALPLLALAARWLPVRARIPAIAGVALLSLGWGFLPIHTPYGVNPLNWAPAYGCWFGAGMLLAEWAYSPVGRVHRLARRRLPMALLTLVAFGVAASPLAGPEGLTSATVGQFIVRTAMGGVLAWALLAPLVLDRPDTPHRFLASAPMVTFGRWSYGIFIWHLAALDMVFPVIGRFAFTGDMAVVLALTLVFTVAIAAVSYALVEQPCREKLRGWENRHPPERSDADQAALPDGVYSAESLVNSGVP, from the coding sequence ATGAGTCAGCAGGTGGGTGGCGTACGCAGCTTCCTGCCTGCCGTCGAGGGTATGCGTGCCTGCGCGGCTATTGGGGTGGTTATCACGCACGTCGCGTTCCAGACGGGACACTCGTCGGGGATCAGCGGCCGGCTGTGGGGTCGTTTCGACATGGCCGTCGCGGTGTTCTTCGCGCTGAGCGGTTTTTTGCTGTGGCGTGGCCATGCGGCGGCCGCGCGCGGACTGCGTCCGGCACCGCCGACCGGTCATTACCTGCGGTCACGCCTGGTACGGATCATGCCGGCTTACCTGGTGTCGGTGGTGGTGATCCTGGCGCTGCTGCCCGATGCCGGCGACGCCAGCCTCGTGGTGTGGCTGGCCAATCTCACGATGACGCAGATCTACGTGCCGCTGACGCTGACCCCGGGCCTGACCCAGATGTGGAGCCTGGCCGTTGAGGTCAGCTTCTACATCGCCTTGCCGTTGCTGGCGCTGGCGGCGCGGTGGTTGCCGGTGCGCGCCCGAATACCGGCGATTGCCGGCGTGGCGCTGCTCAGCCTGGGGTGGGGTTTCCTGCCCATCCACACGCCCTACGGGGTGAATCCGTTGAACTGGGCGCCGGCCTACGGCTGCTGGTTCGGGGCGGGCATGCTGCTGGCGGAGTGGGCATACAGCCCGGTCGGGCGGGTGCACCGGCTGGCCCGCCGGCGGCTGCCGATGGCGTTGCTGACCCTGGTGGCGTTCGGCGTGGCGGCCTCGCCGCTGGCTGGGCCGGAAGGGTTGACCTCGGCGACCGTCGGTCAGTTCATCGTGCGCACCGCGATGGGCGGAGTACTGGCGTGGGCGCTGCTGGCGCCGCTGGTGCTGGACCGGCCCGACACCCCGCACCGATTCTTGGCCAGTGCGCCGATGGTGACCTTTGGCCGCTGGTCCTACGGGATCTTCATCTGGCACCTGGCGGCCCTCGACATGGTGTTCCCGGTGATCGGCCGATTCGCGTTCACCGGGGACATGGCGGTGGTGTTGGCGCTGACGCTGGTGTTCACCGTCGCCATCGCTGCGGTTAGCTATGCCCTGGTGGAGCAGCCGTGTCGCGAGAAGCTACGGGGCTGGGAGAACCGGCATCCGCCGGAGCGCTCCGATGCTGATCAGGCGGCCTTGCCCGACGGGGTGTACTCGGCGGAGTCGCTGGTGAATTCGGGCGTGCCGTAG
- a CDS encoding glycosyltransferase family 4 protein, with the protein MSAVRSVLLLCWRDTGHPQGGGSETYLQRIGAELAAAGVAVTLRTARYPGAPKNEVVDGVRISRRGGPYTVYLWALGVMAAARIGLGPLRGVRPDAVIDTQNGLPFLARLIYGRRVAMLVHHCHREQWPVAGPVLSRIGWMVESRLSPWLNRRNQYLTVSLPSVRDLIELGVGPERIAVVRNGLDEAPPATLTQPRSPTPRVVVLSRLVPHKQIEDALDAIAALRAEVAGLHLDVIGGGWWSDRLAEHAAELGITDAVTFHGHVDELTKHELVQQAWVHVLPSRKEGWGLAVIEAGQHGVPTVGYRASGGLSDSIVDGVTGLLVDDRDELVEQLRRLLADAVLREQLGAKAQDRSAEFSWRQSAEGLHTVLAAVRQRRYISGVV; encoded by the coding sequence GTGTCCGCCGTCCGCTCCGTCCTGCTGCTGTGTTGGCGTGACACTGGGCACCCGCAGGGTGGTGGCAGCGAGACCTACCTGCAGCGCATCGGTGCCGAGCTGGCCGCCGCCGGCGTGGCGGTCACGCTGCGCACCGCCCGCTACCCAGGCGCGCCCAAAAACGAGGTCGTCGACGGCGTGCGCATCAGCCGGCGCGGCGGGCCCTACACCGTGTATCTCTGGGCGCTGGGAGTGATGGCGGCGGCGCGCATCGGCCTTGGACCGCTGCGCGGGGTGCGACCCGACGCGGTGATCGACACCCAGAACGGGCTGCCGTTCCTGGCCCGGCTGATCTACGGGCGCCGCGTCGCGATGCTGGTGCACCACTGCCACCGCGAGCAATGGCCGGTGGCTGGGCCGGTGCTAAGCCGGATCGGCTGGATGGTGGAGTCGAGGCTGTCGCCCTGGCTGAACCGGCGCAATCAATACCTGACCGTGTCGCTGCCCTCGGTGCGCGACCTGATCGAGCTGGGAGTGGGTCCCGAGCGCATCGCGGTGGTGCGCAACGGCCTCGACGAGGCGCCGCCGGCGACGCTGACGCAACCGCGCTCGCCGACGCCGCGGGTGGTGGTGCTGTCCCGTCTGGTGCCACATAAGCAGATCGAGGACGCGCTGGACGCGATCGCGGCGCTGCGTGCCGAAGTAGCGGGCCTGCACCTCGATGTCATCGGCGGGGGTTGGTGGAGCGATCGGCTGGCGGAGCACGCCGCGGAACTCGGGATCACCGACGCGGTCACCTTCCACGGCCACGTCGACGAGCTCACCAAACACGAACTGGTGCAACAGGCCTGGGTTCACGTATTGCCGTCGCGCAAGGAAGGGTGGGGCCTGGCCGTCATCGAGGCGGGTCAGCACGGTGTGCCCACCGTCGGCTACCGAGCCTCCGGTGGGCTGTCCGATTCGATCGTCGACGGGGTCACCGGGTTGTTGGTCGACGACCGCGACGAGCTGGTCGAGCAACTGCGGCGACTGCTGGCGGACGCTGTGTTGCGCGAGCAGCTCGGCGCCAAGGCACAGGACCGCAGCGCCGAATTCTCCTGGAGGCAAAGCGCCGAAGGCTTGCATACGGTGCTGGCGGCCGTCCGGCAACGTCGCTACATCAGCGGCGTGGTGTGA
- a CDS encoding TetR/AcrR family transcriptional regulator, translating to MAGPAAVKVGDPMSGTAGAILEAARVEFTRHAFRRANIDAIAQRAGVSRRTLYRHFPTKEALFEQLVETDTQALFVELGNAARAQDARGAIVECFTLAMRRITESPLATAVIESEPELLIGVNTPSGEKALVRASHLVAATLRLCGVTMPDEAVLTTAEILVRLVASLLTNRAGVLDINDTVAVRNYAQTYLARLVW from the coding sequence ATGGCCGGTCCGGCAGCAGTCAAGGTCGGCGACCCCATGAGCGGCACGGCGGGCGCCATCCTGGAGGCCGCTCGGGTGGAGTTCACCCGGCATGCATTTCGCCGGGCCAATATCGATGCCATCGCCCAGCGCGCCGGCGTGAGCCGGCGAACGCTGTACCGGCACTTCCCCACCAAAGAAGCGCTGTTCGAGCAGCTCGTCGAGACCGATACCCAGGCCCTGTTCGTCGAGCTCGGCAACGCCGCCCGCGCGCAGGATGCCCGCGGCGCCATCGTGGAATGCTTCACCCTCGCCATGCGCCGCATCACCGAGAGTCCGCTGGCTACCGCGGTCATCGAAAGCGAGCCGGAGCTGCTCATCGGAGTTAACACCCCCAGCGGTGAGAAGGCCCTGGTGCGTGCAAGCCATCTGGTCGCCGCAACGCTGCGGCTCTGCGGGGTGACGATGCCCGACGAGGCGGTCCTCACCACCGCGGAGATCTTGGTGCGCCTGGTCGCATCACTGCTCACCAACCGGGCCGGAGTGCTGGACATCAATGACACGGTCGCCGTCCGCAACTACGCCCAGACTTACCTCGCCCGGCTGGTCTGGTAG
- a CDS encoding thiol-disulfide oxidoreductase DCC family protein: MTDDRPAPVLLYDGVCGICNRSVQSILRFDRRGTLRFAALESDFARAIIERHPELRDVDSMVFVDNPGRPDEHIDVRSGAALRVLSYLGGPFRLLLAARIIPAGLRDWLYDRFAAVRYRLGGRRDTCPIPGPGVRARFLDA, translated from the coding sequence GTGACCGACGACCGCCCCGCTCCTGTCCTGCTCTACGACGGTGTCTGCGGAATCTGCAATCGATCGGTGCAGAGCATCCTGCGGTTCGACCGGCGCGGCACCCTGCGATTTGCGGCGTTGGAAAGTGACTTCGCGCGCGCGATCATCGAGCGTCATCCGGAGCTGCGCGACGTTGATTCGATGGTCTTCGTCGACAACCCCGGCCGGCCCGATGAGCACATCGATGTTCGATCCGGGGCGGCCCTGCGGGTGCTGAGCTATCTGGGCGGCCCCTTCCGGCTGCTGCTCGCGGCCCGCATCATCCCGGCAGGACTGCGTGACTGGCTCTACGACCGCTTCGCTGCCGTCCGCTATCGGTTGGGTGGCAGGCGCGACACCTGCCCTATCCCCGGGCCCGGTGTACGGGCCCGCTTCCTGGACGCCTAG
- a CDS encoding amidase produces the protein MDFTATEIAAAVQSGSLTARAATQQALHRIEQTQPAFNAWQVIRSDAALAEADAIDARDDRDSLPLAGVPIAIKDNIAVAGEPMRDGSLATSAAPQTTDHEVVRRLRAAGAVIVGLTRVPELCIWGATDSAFGVTRNPWNPERTPGGSSGGSAAAVASGAVPVAHGNDGMGSIRIPAACCGLVGLKPGHGVVPVGEAHASWGGMSENGPLTTTVADAALMFSVLAADPDAAALIDPPTLRIAVSTSAPSLATPVARGWAEAVHRTADLLRGGHLIRSATPRYPATLMNTTALALWTAGAAADAHVSANASLLERRNRIHVRIGDAVVKRGLANPRGREVWRQRALEFFADTDVLVTPTLAQPPIRSRRWAQRGWLASLVSNARYAPFAAPWNIIGWPAMNVPAGLDRRGLPVGVQLVGKPGSERTLLGLAAQIEQLQPWPRTA, from the coding sequence GTGGACTTCACCGCGACCGAGATTGCGGCCGCAGTTCAAAGCGGATCACTGACGGCCCGAGCCGCCACCCAGCAAGCGCTGCACCGGATCGAGCAAACCCAGCCGGCCTTCAACGCGTGGCAGGTGATCCGCAGCGATGCTGCGCTGGCCGAGGCGGACGCGATCGACGCCCGCGACGATCGCGATTCGCTTCCTTTGGCGGGCGTTCCGATTGCCATTAAGGACAACATCGCCGTCGCCGGGGAACCAATGCGGGACGGCTCGCTGGCCACCAGCGCGGCACCTCAAACAACCGATCACGAGGTCGTTCGTCGCCTTCGCGCTGCCGGCGCGGTGATCGTCGGGCTGACGCGCGTTCCCGAGCTCTGCATCTGGGGAGCAACCGATTCGGCCTTCGGCGTCACCCGCAATCCCTGGAATCCGGAACGGACGCCCGGAGGCTCGTCCGGGGGGTCCGCGGCTGCGGTCGCATCGGGAGCGGTACCCGTGGCCCACGGGAACGACGGCATGGGTTCGATTCGGATCCCGGCTGCATGCTGCGGATTGGTCGGCCTCAAGCCTGGTCACGGTGTGGTGCCGGTCGGCGAGGCGCACGCGTCCTGGGGAGGGATGTCGGAGAACGGACCGCTTACGACCACGGTCGCAGATGCCGCGCTGATGTTCTCGGTCCTGGCAGCCGATCCCGATGCCGCGGCACTGATCGATCCGCCCACGCTGCGGATCGCCGTGTCGACTTCGGCTCCCAGCCTCGCGACGCCGGTGGCACGAGGCTGGGCTGAGGCGGTCCATCGGACTGCCGATCTTCTTCGCGGCGGCCACCTCATTCGGTCGGCGACCCCGCGCTACCCGGCCACGCTGATGAACACGACCGCACTGGCGTTGTGGACGGCGGGAGCTGCAGCCGATGCACACGTCTCGGCGAACGCCTCCTTATTGGAGCGCCGCAACCGCATCCATGTGCGGATCGGAGACGCCGTCGTGAAGCGGGGTCTGGCGAACCCCAGGGGACGCGAAGTGTGGCGGCAGCGCGCGTTGGAATTCTTCGCCGACACCGACGTCCTGGTCACGCCGACACTGGCTCAACCGCCGATCAGATCACGACGTTGGGCGCAGCGGGGCTGGCTGGCCTCGCTGGTCAGCAACGCTCGCTACGCCCCCTTCGCCGCACCGTGGAACATCATCGGTTGGCCCGCGATGAATGTGCCCGCCGGACTCGACCGCCGGGGCCTGCCGGTCGGCGTGCAGTTGGTAGGAAAACCCGGGTCGGAGCGGACCCTGCTAGGTCTCGCCGCTCAAATCGAGCAGCTCCAACCCTGGCCGCGTACTGCTTAG
- a CDS encoding DUF3068 domain-containing protein, giving the protein MNRAIMMRIAACAVMGLGAALMVAALLLSTYTAGRIAKIPLDIDITLIGNGSGAALDPESLGSEHAVVDQDVPLVSQQQIGVESPANADVVTLQVGSSLRRADRQKDTGLLLAIVDTVTLNRTTAEAISDDTHPGGSVQRPRNFDDESPPTNIALPHEGLSYRFPFDTKKQSYQYFDPIAQKAYEANYEGEDDVNGLTTYRFVQNVGYDGDGTLAEPVRYPSLYGHDEDGEITAPARLWNIEGADPDEDVTMTRYYAAQRTMWVDPVSGTIVKSKLHANHYYARDALKPEIALADYTVTSSEDTIEAQVNAARNERDRVALWSRVLPITFTAAGLICLIGGVLVGWFSLPAEAALGRGDRHGSDGGFFGGFAPKAPTADRPSGAEAETEKIPAQRPQLDRPATPPESSPPDRGTPDPAPDQP; this is encoded by the coding sequence GTGAACCGAGCAATCATGATGCGTATCGCGGCATGCGCAGTCATGGGCCTCGGCGCCGCCCTGATGGTCGCGGCACTGCTGCTGTCCACCTACACCGCGGGCAGAATCGCCAAGATCCCGCTCGACATCGACATCACGCTGATCGGCAACGGCAGCGGCGCCGCGCTGGACCCGGAGTCCCTCGGCAGTGAACACGCCGTCGTCGATCAGGACGTGCCGCTGGTGTCCCAGCAACAGATCGGTGTCGAGTCGCCCGCCAACGCCGACGTGGTGACCCTGCAGGTCGGCTCGTCGCTACGGCGCGCGGACCGGCAGAAGGACACCGGGCTGCTGTTGGCCATCGTCGACACCGTGACGCTGAACCGCACGACCGCCGAGGCGATTTCGGATGACACCCACCCGGGTGGCTCGGTGCAGCGGCCGCGCAACTTTGATGACGAGAGCCCGCCCACCAACATCGCCCTGCCGCACGAAGGTCTGTCCTACCGGTTCCCCTTCGACACCAAGAAGCAGTCCTACCAATACTTCGATCCGATCGCGCAGAAGGCCTACGAGGCCAACTACGAAGGCGAAGACGACGTCAATGGGCTGACCACCTACCGGTTCGTCCAGAACGTCGGCTACGACGGCGACGGCACCCTGGCCGAGCCGGTGCGCTACCCGTCGCTGTACGGCCACGACGAAGACGGTGAGATCACCGCCCCCGCCCGGCTCTGGAACATCGAAGGCGCCGACCCCGACGAAGATGTCACGATGACGCGCTACTACGCCGCGCAGCGCACCATGTGGGTCGACCCCGTCTCGGGCACCATCGTCAAGTCGAAGTTGCACGCCAACCACTACTACGCCCGAGACGCCCTCAAGCCGGAGATCGCACTGGCCGACTACACCGTCACCAGCTCCGAGGACACCATCGAAGCGCAGGTCAACGCGGCCCGCAACGAACGCGACCGGGTGGCACTGTGGTCCCGGGTCCTGCCGATCACCTTCACCGCGGCGGGGCTGATCTGCTTGATCGGCGGGGTCCTGGTCGGCTGGTTCAGCCTGCCGGCCGAGGCCGCACTGGGCCGTGGCGACCGGCACGGCTCCGACGGCGGATTCTTCGGCGGTTTCGCGCCCAAGGCACCCACGGCTGACCGCCCGTCCGGGGCCGAGGCCGAGACCGAGAAGATCCCGGCGCAACGTCCCCAGTTGGACCGCCCGGCGACACCACCGGAGTCGAGCCCCCCGGACCGGGGCACCCCGGATCCGGCTCCCGACCAGCCGTAG